From one Diprion similis isolate iyDipSimi1 chromosome 7, iyDipSimi1.1, whole genome shotgun sequence genomic stretch:
- the LOC124407869 gene encoding L-aminoadipate-semialdehyde dehydrogenase-phosphopantetheinyl transferase produces the protein MIKMARSSVRWAFNWLQWDPSETEFLKAISCIQTEEKERIGRFVFKKDARASLAGRLLMRKFVNEYGNIPYNDVLFSRDKSGRPFVNGDIKNLNFNVSHQGSYTVFAGEVRNLLLGVDVMKLEYTGGKKLAEFFRIMNRNFSPLEWDSIRAGNSKSEIDQVSMFCRHWSLKESYVKAIGVGIAMDLSRISFKINSPLVAGPLVTDTELYLDGMKQNWLFEESLLDSDHCVSVALQENKSAPESLGLKFETMNFKNLMENSVSLHSLDLEYCKRYFSKPEQP, from the coding sequence ATGATAAAAATGGCCAGATCGAGTGTTCGATGGGCGTTCAATTGGCTGCAATGGGATCCAAGTGAGACAGAATTCCTAAAAGCTATTTCTTGCATACAAaccgaagagaaagaaagaataggTAGATTTGTGTTTAAAAAAGATGCAAGAGCTTCTCTCGCTGGCAGATTATTAATGCGTAAATTTGTAAACGAGTACGGCAATATTCCCTACAATGACGTATTATTCAGTAGAGATAAAAGTGGTCGGCCCTTTGTAAACGGCGATATTAAGAATCTAAACTTTAACGTGTCCCATCAGGGAAGCTACACAGTGTTTGCTGGAGAAGTTAGAAATTTACTGTTAGGAGTCGATGTAATGAAGCTCGAGTATACCGGTGGTAAAAAGCTGgctgaattttttcgaatcatgaacagaaatttttcaccattagAATGGGACTCGATCAGAGCAGGTAACTCAAAATCTGAAATAGATCAAGTTTCTATGTTTTGTAGACATTGGTCTCTAAAGGAAAGCTATGTCAAAGCTATAGGCGTAGGAATAGCTATGGATTTATCacgaatttcattcaaaataaattcgcCCTTAGTGGCAGGTCCGTTAGTTACGGACACTGAACTCTACTTAGACGGGATGAAACAGAACTGGCTCTTTGAGGAATCGTTACTAGATTCAGATCACTGCGTTTCCGTTGCcttacaagaaaataaatctgCTCCAGAATCACTTGGTCTTAAATTTGAGACAATGAACTTTAAAAATCTAATGGAAAATTCTGTTTCCCTTCATTCGTTGGACCTCGAATATTGCAAGAGATACTTTTCCAAGCCCGAACAACCCTAG